A single genomic interval of Desulfovibrio sp. TomC harbors:
- the fliQ gene encoding flagellar biosynthesis protein FliQ — MTTDMVVALARQAIELALFLAMPMLAVSLVVGVFVSVLQAATQIQEMTLTFVPKILSMFIALLIAFPWMMDKMLNFTRELFMNIPMYLR, encoded by the coding sequence ATGACGACTGATATGGTTGTGGCCCTGGCGCGGCAAGCCATTGAACTGGCGCTCTTTCTGGCTATGCCCATGCTGGCGGTTAGCCTTGTGGTGGGCGTGTTCGTGTCGGTCTTGCAGGCGGCCACCCAGATTCAGGAAATGACCCTGACCTTTGTGCCCAAGATCCTGTCCATGTTCATTGCCCTGCTCATCGCCTTCCCCTGGATGATGGACAAGATGCTCAATTTCACCCGGGAGCTGTTCATGAACATCCCGATGTACCTGCGCTAA
- the fliO gene encoding flagellar biosynthetic protein FliO, producing the protein MPDPTGGSFTATEYGLTGVALKMGLTLLIILAFIFAAFWLLKRYGQKFGIGPKGRGGKLRLLDHLPVGPRKSIVVVRFLNKDLVLGITEQSITFLTETEVDDAAATDFADTLAARTQDRDAP; encoded by the coding sequence TTGCCTGATCCGACTGGCGGGTCGTTTACCGCCACCGAGTACGGCCTGACCGGCGTGGCCCTCAAGATGGGGCTGACGCTGCTGATCATTTTGGCCTTTATTTTCGCTGCCTTCTGGCTGCTCAAACGCTACGGGCAAAAATTCGGCATTGGCCCGAAAGGCCGGGGCGGCAAGCTGCGCCTGCTCGACCACCTGCCGGTCGGACCGCGAAAGAGCATTGTGGTGGTTCGTTTCTTGAATAAAGATCTGGTGCTTGGAATCACCGAGCAATCCATTACGTTTCTGACCGAGACCGAGGTTGACGATGCTGCCGCAACCGATTTCGCCGACACCCTGGCCGCCAGAACCCAGGACCGGGATGCGCCGTAG
- the fliP gene encoding flagellar type III secretion system pore protein FliP (The bacterial flagellar biogenesis protein FliP forms a type III secretion system (T3SS)-type pore required for flagellar assembly.), with the protein MRRSRAGWLGGLTALALLLVPALVLAQDAPQLTLSLAAGQNQPEHISTLLEILFALTILSLAPSFILTVTSFTRIIVVFSFLRQAMGVQQVPPTQILASLAIFMTAVIMYPTGKQINDNALQPYLAEQIGFTEALQKAEIPMREFLFKHTREKDLSVFYTITKMERPKDKTEVPTTMLAAGFMISELKTAFTIGFLIYIPFLILDMVISSILLAMGMMMLPPATIAMPFKLLLFVLVDGWGLIVASLVNSFST; encoded by the coding sequence ATGCGCCGTAGCCGGGCCGGCTGGCTCGGGGGGCTGACCGCGCTGGCCCTTCTCCTCGTGCCGGCCCTGGTCCTGGCCCAGGATGCGCCGCAACTGACCCTGTCGCTGGCGGCCGGCCAGAATCAGCCCGAACACATTTCCACGCTGCTTGAAATCCTCTTCGCCCTGACCATCCTGTCGCTGGCCCCGTCGTTTATCCTGACGGTGACCTCGTTTACCCGGATCATCGTGGTGTTTTCGTTTCTGCGGCAGGCCATGGGCGTGCAGCAGGTGCCGCCGACCCAGATTCTGGCCAGTCTGGCCATCTTCATGACAGCCGTCATCATGTACCCGACCGGCAAGCAGATCAACGACAATGCCCTGCAACCCTATCTGGCCGAGCAGATCGGCTTTACCGAGGCCTTGCAGAAAGCCGAAATCCCCATGCGGGAGTTTTTGTTCAAGCACACCCGGGAAAAAGACCTGTCGGTCTTTTACACCATCACCAAGATGGAACGGCCCAAGGACAAAACCGAGGTCCCGACCACCATGCTGGCGGCCGGCTTCATGATCAGCGAACTCAAGACCGCGTTTACCATCGGCTTTCTCATCTACATCCCGTTTCTCATCCTCGACATGGTCATTTCCAGCATCCTGCTGGCCATGGGCATGATGATGCTGCCGCCGGCCACCATTGCCATGCCGTTTAAGCTGTTGTTGTTCGTTCTCGTGGATGGTTGGGGGCTGATCGTCGCCTCGTTGGTCAACTCGTTTTCAACCTGA
- a CDS encoding sugar phosphate isomerase/epimerase family protein has protein sequence MPRYFVNLNLRVAKAHPELFDRHLPTGLPVEIGLDPLLLDATTADWHREIARRLADAGVAATVHLPFFDLQPGSADARIRAASCDRLRSALDIAALYAPRRLVGHAAYNRFLYIRSFADWAERAADTWVKALSVWPDHAPLCLENTFETDPATLAEAVAILRRKLSPEAALRVGACFDVGHWYSFAEGKARGNLDAWLDALAPCLLHLHLHDNDGTFDQHLGPGQGEIPFDAILAGLAARDLTPTATFEPHTPEAFEAALAFARARPAYFDNE, from the coding sequence ATGCCCCGCTATTTCGTCAATTTGAATCTCCGGGTGGCCAAGGCCCATCCCGAGCTGTTTGACCGCCATCTCCCCACCGGACTGCCGGTGGAAATCGGCCTCGATCCGCTGCTCCTGGACGCCACCACCGCCGACTGGCACCGGGAGATCGCCCGGCGTTTGGCCGATGCCGGCGTGGCCGCCACCGTGCACCTGCCCTTTTTCGATCTGCAGCCCGGCAGCGCCGACGCCCGCATCCGGGCCGCCAGCTGCGACCGGCTGCGCAGCGCCCTGGATATCGCCGCCCTGTACGCCCCCAGGCGTCTGGTCGGCCACGCCGCCTACAACCGCTTCCTCTACATCCGCTCCTTTGCCGACTGGGCCGAGCGTGCCGCCGATACCTGGGTCAAGGCGCTTTCGGTCTGGCCCGACCATGCGCCGCTGTGCCTGGAAAACACCTTCGAGACCGACCCGGCCACCCTGGCCGAGGCCGTGGCCATCCTGCGCCGCAAACTGTCCCCAGAGGCCGCTTTGCGCGTCGGGGCCTGCTTCGACGTGGGCCATTGGTACAGCTTTGCCGAGGGCAAGGCGCGCGGCAATCTCGACGCCTGGCTCGACGCCCTGGCCCCCTGTCTGCTCCACCTGCATCTCCACGACAACGACGGCACTTTCGACCAGCATCTGGGACCCGGCCAGGGGGAGATTCCCTTTGACGCCATCCTCGCCGGTCTGGCCGCCCGCGACCTGACCCCCACCGCCACCTTCGAGCCGCACACGCCAGAGGCCTTCGAGGCCGCCTTGGCCTTTGCCCGGGCGCGGCCAGCGTATTTCGACAACGAATAG